In Anaerolineae bacterium, a single window of DNA contains:
- a CDS encoding transporter substrate-binding domain-containing protein, producing the protein MPANILVQPTPRPSVSALERIRADGVLRVGVLYNTPPMSSLSERGQVVGYEADLARAIAEDWGVEAEFVQVTRQTAIDMLLAGEVDVLLAGVVHRREAEADLAFSHTYFASGQMFLVRQDSPIQDLNGVIGRRVGVVQGTASERALGRAMSVEQFTVTPQVYLTLDQAVGALGSGEIDALLANRVELLMAMRTVQEVRLLSEPLEPEPYAVAMRRYDDALRYLVDRSLQRIYAAGKLDEMRRTWFPNVTFSLEIPVWEGVNDDTRGLNDFDAALVYPESSVIDRLLAGEPLRVAGLASEDTPLGGLNLRLDMFYRALVNELAARWGVPVAVAPESTANAAELVAGGQADLGVGVSPNWTGPFEVAYTAPLIRHGDRMMRLVNSPIEGYADLRGGRWVGIFASEPGTADRVNELAESVRTAVNIFTIINDEDAVYSLTVDKNVDVVFGDSLRLIPQVEANPTLVELTDRWYSVEYYTLAVPRRDPDFWALVEVTLQTMAADGTFDALWEQHMAIGDPIGFEQWPGDTDQFQGVRISGE; encoded by the coding sequence GTGCCGGCAAATATTCTGGTTCAGCCCACGCCACGGCCTTCAGTCTCGGCGCTGGAGCGCATCCGCGCCGATGGCGTGTTGCGGGTTGGCGTCCTGTACAACACTCCGCCGATGAGTAGCCTGAGTGAACGGGGGCAGGTGGTCGGCTATGAGGCTGATCTGGCCCGCGCCATTGCCGAGGACTGGGGGGTAGAAGCTGAATTCGTGCAGGTGACGCGCCAGACGGCGATCGACATGCTCCTGGCCGGTGAGGTGGATGTTCTGCTGGCTGGCGTGGTGCATCGCCGCGAGGCGGAAGCCGACCTGGCTTTTTCACACACCTACTTTGCCAGCGGTCAGATGTTCCTGGTGCGCCAGGATTCCCCGATTCAGGACCTGAACGGGGTGATCGGGCGGCGGGTTGGGGTAGTGCAGGGCACAGCCAGCGAACGCGCCCTGGGGCGGGCCATGAGTGTGGAGCAATTCACCGTGACGCCGCAGGTCTACCTGACGCTTGACCAGGCAGTCGGGGCGCTGGGCAGCGGTGAAATCGACGCGCTGCTGGCCAACCGGGTGGAACTGTTGATGGCCATGCGTACGGTGCAGGAGGTGCGGCTGTTGTCCGAACCTCTGGAGCCGGAGCCGTATGCGGTGGCGATGCGCCGCTATGATGATGCGCTGCGCTATCTGGTCGATCGTTCGCTGCAACGAATCTACGCGGCGGGCAAACTGGATGAGATGCGGCGCACCTGGTTCCCCAATGTGACGTTTTCGCTGGAGATCCCGGTATGGGAAGGCGTGAATGATGACACACGCGGGTTGAACGACTTTGATGCGGCGCTGGTGTACCCGGAATCTTCGGTGATCGACCGGTTGCTGGCCGGGGAGCCGTTGCGCGTGGCCGGGCTGGCCAGCGAAGATACCCCGCTTGGCGGTCTGAACCTGCGGCTGGATATGTTCTATCGGGCGCTGGTGAATGAGCTGGCGGCGCGGTGGGGTGTGCCGGTGGCCGTGGCCCCGGAGTCAACAGCCAATGCGGCTGAACTGGTGGCTGGCGGCCAGGCCGATCTGGGTGTCGGGGTCAGCCCGAACTGGACCGGGCCGTTCGAAGTGGCTTACACGGCCCCGCTGATCCGGCACGGCGACCGGATGATGCGGCTGGTGAATAGCCCGATTGAGGGCTACGCCGACCTGCGCGGTGGGCGCTGGGTAGGCATCTTCGCCAGTGAGCCGGGAACGGCTGACCGGGTCAACGAACTGGCGGAAAGCGTTCGAACAGCCGTCAACATCTTCACGATCATCAATGACGAAGATGCTGTCTATTCCCTGACGGTTGACAAGAATGTGGATGTCGTCTTTGGCGACAGTCTGCGCCTGATCCCGCAGGTTGAAGCGAACCCGACCCTGGTCGAACTGACTGATCGCTGGTACAGCGTGGAGTACTATACGCTGGCCGTGCCGCGCCGCGACCCGGACTTCTGGGCGCTCGTTGAGGTTACGTTGCAGACTATGGCCGCTGATGGCACATTTGACGCCCTCTGGGAGCAGCATATGGCGATTGGCGATCCGATCGGCTTCGAGCAGTGGCCGGGTGACACTGACCAGTTTCAGGGCGTCCGGATCAGCGGGGAGTAG
- a CDS encoding tyrosine--tRNA ligase, translating into MSVAVRPSIDEQVETLMQGTEYGDPHTKAVMAQELRERLIESEKTGRPLRVYCGYDPRTTDLHLGHTITMRKLRQFQDLGHDVTFLIGTFTSLIGDPSDKDSAREQLTPETVRLNAETYAQQAFKILDPARTRVRYNDEWLSKLNFADIIQLASNFTVQQFLARDNFRLRYEAGQAIHLHEFFYALMQAYDAVAQETDVQVGGQDQLFNIVVAGRKLQQALGQRPQVAIIMGESLPGTDGVIKMSKSLGNHIPIMAPPEDMYGKVMSVPDHAMPIYHKLVLGWSPSRISQLEADLASGRVHPRDVKMALAREIVTIFHSAEAAQAAEEDFIRKFQERGIPDDLPVERLGSPERIVDLLERLGMAPSKGEAKRLIKNGGVRLNGEPVDDVSVEITPDDLPVVLQVGKRKFVRLEKA; encoded by the coding sequence ATGTCTGTAGCGGTTCGGCCTTCAATAGACGAGCAAGTCGAAACCCTGATGCAGGGCACAGAATACGGCGACCCACACACGAAAGCCGTCATGGCGCAGGAATTGCGTGAGCGGCTGATCGAATCGGAAAAGACCGGGCGGCCGCTGCGTGTCTATTGTGGCTACGATCCGCGTACAACTGACCTGCACCTCGGTCACACCATCACCATGCGCAAGCTACGCCAGTTTCAGGACCTGGGCCATGATGTGACGTTCCTGATCGGGACGTTCACCAGCCTGATCGGCGACCCTTCGGATAAAGACAGCGCCCGCGAGCAACTCACCCCGGAAACGGTGCGCCTGAATGCGGAGACTTACGCCCAGCAGGCCTTCAAAATTCTCGACCCGGCCAGGACACGGGTGCGTTACAACGACGAATGGCTGTCCAAGCTCAATTTCGCCGATATCATCCAACTGGCCAGCAATTTCACCGTGCAGCAATTCCTGGCGCGGGATAACTTCCGCCTGCGTTACGAGGCCGGTCAGGCCATTCACCTCCATGAATTCTTTTACGCCCTGATGCAGGCCTACGACGCTGTGGCGCAGGAAACTGACGTCCAGGTCGGCGGGCAGGATCAACTCTTCAATATCGTCGTCGCCGGGCGTAAGCTCCAGCAGGCGCTGGGCCAGCGCCCCCAGGTGGCGATCATCATGGGGGAAAGTCTGCCGGGCACCGACGGCGTGATCAAAATGAGCAAGAGTCTGGGGAACCACATCCCCATCATGGCCCCGCCGGAAGATATGTACGGCAAGGTCATGAGCGTCCCGGATCACGCCATGCCGATCTATCACAAGCTGGTACTCGGCTGGTCACCAAGCCGGATCAGCCAGCTTGAAGCGGACCTGGCCAGCGGGCGGGTTCACCCGCGTGATGTCAAAATGGCCCTGGCACGGGAGATCGTCACCATCTTCCACAGCGCAGAAGCAGCGCAGGCCGCCGAAGAGGACTTCATCCGCAAGTTCCAGGAACGTGGCATCCCTGATGACCTGCCTGTTGAGCGTCTTGGCTCGCCAGAACGGATCGTCGATCTGCTGGAACGGCTGGGCATGGCGCCCTCCAAGGGCGAAGCCAAGCGTTTGATCAAGAACGGCGGAGTCCGTCTCAATGGTGAACCGGTTGATGACGTGAGTGTGGAGATCACACCGGACGATCTGCCGGTTGTATTGCAGGTGGGCAAGCGCAAATTCGTCCGCCTGGAAAAAGCCTGA
- a CDS encoding ketoacyl-ACP synthase III yields MATNFLHAPRYAHIVGWGKALPERVLTNADLEAIVDTSDVWIRERTGIRERRIAGEHDTTVSLGFAAARQALEVADVLPAEIDLIIVATSTPEHIFPSSASLIQDALGASAAGAFDLSAACTGFIYALSMAAQAIISGSITTALVIGSETMSRLVNWQDRGTCILFGDGAGAVVLRASDIPGGILASVLHSDGSGRDLLNAPLVGSPDPGLRGNGEVAPFKMTMNGQEVFRFATRVIRESVLEVLEKAGLTLADVDWVIPHQANERIITRAAKSLDLPIERFIMNLDQYGNTSAASIPIAMAEAAERGDLKPNDTVVLVAFGAGLAWGATALTWGVTPPPEQARLNRYRREMAYFLARQRSNLVRTLRRLLWLVQLSPLRDILRRLDHEEQPPIGGNDRGSAH; encoded by the coding sequence ATGGCCACTAACTTCCTCCATGCCCCCCGTTATGCTCACATTGTCGGCTGGGGCAAAGCGCTTCCGGAACGGGTGCTCACTAACGCCGATCTGGAAGCCATCGTGGATACTTCCGACGTCTGGATCCGCGAGCGCACCGGAATCCGTGAGCGCCGCATCGCTGGCGAGCACGATACGACTGTGTCGCTGGGATTCGCGGCGGCGCGCCAGGCGCTGGAGGTCGCCGACGTGCTGCCGGCGGAAATCGACCTGATCATCGTGGCGACCTCGACGCCTGAGCATATCTTTCCCAGCTCAGCCAGCCTGATTCAGGATGCGCTGGGCGCCAGCGCGGCGGGGGCGTTTGACCTGAGCGCCGCCTGTACCGGGTTTATCTACGCTCTCAGCATGGCGGCCCAGGCGATCATCTCAGGCAGCATTACCACGGCGCTGGTCATCGGATCGGAGACGATGTCCCGCCTTGTGAACTGGCAGGATCGCGGCACGTGTATTCTGTTCGGCGATGGCGCCGGGGCGGTGGTGTTGCGAGCCAGCGATATTCCCGGCGGCATACTGGCCAGTGTGCTTCACTCTGATGGTTCTGGCCGCGACCTGCTCAATGCGCCGCTGGTGGGCAGTCCTGATCCCGGTTTGCGCGGGAATGGGGAGGTGGCGCCGTTCAAAATGACCATGAATGGTCAGGAGGTCTTCCGTTTTGCCACGCGGGTGATCAGAGAGTCGGTCCTGGAGGTGCTGGAAAAGGCGGGCCTGACGCTGGCTGACGTGGACTGGGTGATTCCTCACCAGGCCAACGAGCGGATCATCACTCGCGCTGCCAAGAGTCTCGATCTCCCGATCGAACGCTTCATCATGAATCTGGATCAATACGGCAACACGTCTGCGGCCTCTATCCCCATTGCTATGGCGGAGGCTGCTGAGCGCGGCGATCTCAAGCCGAATGATACCGTGGTGCTGGTTGCCTTTGGCGCGGGGCTGGCCTGGGGAGCGACAGCGCTGACCTGGGGCGTCACGCCCCCGCCGGAGCAGGCTCGTCTCAATCGCTACCGGCGCGAGATGGCCTACTTCCTGGCGCGCCAGCGATCCAACCTGGTGCGGACTTTGCGGCGGTTGCTGTGGCTGGTGCAGCTTTCGCCCCTCCGCGATATCCTGCGCCGGTTGGACCACGAAGAACAGCCACCCATCGGAGGAAACGACCGGGGGTCTGCCCATTAG
- the fabF gene encoding beta-ketoacyl-ACP synthase II yields the protein MERRRVVVTGMGILSPIGNTVSEAWQNAANGVSGIDYIKRFSVDDLPVKFGGEVRNFDPDEIFGRREARHMDRLTQFAMEIARQAIEDASLQVTDDNRYDIGVIVGTGIGGIESTIESVYRIIEKGSRSISPFLVPMMIPDSAASKVSITWGLRGPSMALSTACATSNNAIGEAAEMIRRGAAKVMIAGSSEAGLVPLAMASFNNMQAISRRNDDPKGASRPFDRDRDGFVVSEGGALLVLEDLEHALARGAHIYGEVLGYATTSDAYHVTAPLENGEGAQMAMRKAMADAGVTIYDIDYINAHGTSTPLNDLSETNAIKAVFGEHAYNVPISSTKSVTGHLMGSAGAVEAVLCLEAINHNFIPPTINLHNPQPECDLNYTPNVGVSAQLDVVMSNSFGFGGHNAVVIFGRFTGNGH from the coding sequence GTGGAAAGACGTCGTGTGGTAGTGACTGGTATGGGCATTCTCAGCCCGATTGGCAACACAGTCAGCGAGGCGTGGCAGAACGCCGCCAATGGTGTGAGCGGCATCGACTATATCAAGCGCTTCAGCGTTGATGATCTGCCGGTGAAGTTCGGCGGCGAGGTGCGCAACTTCGACCCGGACGAGATCTTTGGACGGCGTGAGGCTCGCCACATGGATCGCCTGACGCAGTTTGCGATGGAGATCGCCCGGCAGGCTATTGAAGACGCCAGCCTGCAGGTGACCGACGATAATCGCTATGACATCGGCGTTATCGTAGGCACGGGCATCGGCGGGATCGAAAGCACCATCGAGAGCGTTTACCGGATCATCGAAAAAGGCTCACGCAGTATCAGTCCGTTCCTGGTTCCAATGATGATCCCGGATAGCGCCGCCTCCAAAGTTTCCATCACCTGGGGATTGCGCGGACCGAGCATGGCGCTTTCTACCGCCTGTGCTACCTCCAACAACGCCATCGGGGAAGCGGCGGAGATGATCCGGCGCGGGGCAGCAAAAGTCATGATCGCTGGAAGCTCGGAAGCCGGGCTGGTGCCGCTGGCGATGGCCTCCTTCAACAATATGCAGGCCATCTCCCGCCGCAACGATGACCCCAAGGGAGCCTCCCGCCCGTTTGACCGGGATCGCGATGGCTTCGTGGTCAGCGAAGGCGGGGCCTTGCTTGTCCTGGAGGATTTGGAGCACGCCCTAGCGCGGGGCGCTCACATCTACGGCGAAGTGCTGGGCTACGCCACGACTTCCGACGCCTATCATGTCACTGCACCGCTGGAAAATGGTGAAGGCGCGCAGATGGCCATGCGTAAGGCGATGGCGGACGCGGGCGTGACTATCTACGATATTGACTACATCAACGCACACGGTACCAGCACGCCGCTGAATGACCTCAGCGAGACCAACGCAATCAAGGCTGTTTTTGGCGAGCATGCCTACAATGTCCCGATCAGCTCGACCAAATCGGTTACTGGCCATCTGATGGGTTCCGCGGGTGCGGTGGAAGCGGTGTTGTGCCTGGAGGCTATCAACCACAACTTCATTCCGCCGACCATCAATTTGCATAACCCTCAGCCGGAGTGCGACCTGAACTATACCCCCAATGTGGGCGTCAGCGCGCAGCTTGATGTCGTCATGAGCAATTCCTTCGGTTTTGGGGGGCACAACGCTGTCGTGATCTTTGGCAGATTCACGGGCAATGGCCACTAA
- a CDS encoding NmrA family NAD(P)-binding protein, which translates to MILVTGSTGFIGRHLVPALVGAGWPVRILIQAPPGSVQLPWPGLAVDAFHGSLYDPDTLSEALRGVHTVFHLASAQWWGRPRDLERVDLGGTAALLEATRRARVGRIVVMSHLGAASTSAYPLLRFKGQVEGLVVSSGVPYTIIRSGIVFGEQDRFANNIAMLLRTNPVIFLQPGEGENLLHPLYIRDLVAALLASMDHLDTVDRVLEIGGPEYITFTEVVRTIMRVTNTPRIIIQVPPYTLRFLTRVARRIFPRWPATHQWFDLLAGHRTAALDTIGDLFGIRPARFEDTLLTYMPGRRYELELFRFLFRRRRPRGI; encoded by the coding sequence ATGATTCTCGTCACAGGCTCAACCGGATTTATCGGGCGGCATCTGGTTCCTGCACTGGTCGGGGCCGGATGGCCGGTTCGCATCCTGATCCAGGCGCCGCCGGGCAGCGTTCAACTTCCCTGGCCCGGCCTGGCGGTGGATGCTTTCCATGGCAGCCTGTACGACCCGGACACCTTGAGTGAAGCCCTGCGCGGCGTGCATACCGTCTTTCATCTGGCCAGTGCTCAGTGGTGGGGGCGGCCCCGCGATCTGGAACGAGTCGATCTGGGTGGCACAGCCGCCCTGCTTGAGGCTACCCGTCGGGCGCGAGTAGGCCGGATAGTGGTGATGAGTCACCTGGGCGCGGCCTCCACCTCGGCATACCCGTTGCTGCGTTTCAAAGGGCAAGTCGAGGGCCTGGTGGTATCCAGCGGCGTGCCCTACACCATCATCCGCAGCGGTATTGTATTCGGAGAGCAGGACCGCTTTGCCAACAACATCGCCATGTTGCTGAGGACCAACCCCGTGATCTTCCTGCAACCCGGTGAAGGCGAGAATCTACTGCATCCGCTTTACATCCGGGACCTGGTTGCCGCCCTGCTGGCCAGTATGGACCATCTCGACACCGTCGATCGCGTGCTGGAGATCGGCGGGCCAGAATACATCACGTTCACCGAAGTAGTCCGTACGATCATGCGCGTGACCAATACCCCGCGCATAATCATACAGGTGCCACCGTATACGCTGCGTTTTCTGACAAGGGTAGCCCGCCGCATCTTCCCGCGCTGGCCGGCCACCCACCAGTGGTTTGATCTCCTGGCCGGCCACCGGACAGCCGCTCTGGACACCATCGGCGACCTGTTTGGCATACGGCCGGCTCGCTTTGAGGATACACTCTTAACGTATATGCCGGGACGGCGGTACGAACTGGAGCTGTTCCGGTTTCTGTTCCGCCGCCGGCGGCCACGAGGAATTTAG
- a CDS encoding GNAT family N-acetyltransferase, translating to MTNIQIQPLTTWPEMVALAEVQRQVWANSPEYVIQPHWLLSIASNGGLVLGAWDGDQLVGGAVATLGAASADENRPAMANLKLNSELVVVHEAYRHQGIGYHLKLAEYHFAARRGIRLMTWVFDPLHGEYAHITVRKLGAVIDQYYPDYYPVPPQAAGVPASRDRVQADWWLTSERALQRIRKGRAPLTLAQYLDGGTCILNPSTFDDRLLPVPGDDFLQPPGALGLIEIPSRLNLIEQADAGLAQAWREHIRAVLITVMSQGFILTDFVHETYKGLLRSFYVCSHQEALRKFDRSFNQN from the coding sequence ATGACCAACATTCAGATCCAACCGCTGACCACCTGGCCGGAGATGGTCGCGCTGGCAGAAGTACAGCGACAGGTCTGGGCTAACAGCCCGGAGTATGTCATCCAGCCCCACTGGTTGCTTTCTATCGCTTCCAACGGCGGGCTGGTACTCGGCGCGTGGGATGGGGATCAGCTCGTCGGCGGCGCCGTGGCCACCCTTGGCGCCGCCTCCGCGGATGAAAACCGGCCAGCGATGGCTAACCTGAAGCTCAATTCGGAACTGGTAGTCGTGCACGAGGCCTATCGCCACCAGGGCATTGGTTACCACCTGAAGCTGGCGGAGTATCACTTTGCCGCCCGGCGCGGCATCCGTCTGATGACCTGGGTCTTCGATCCCCTGCATGGCGAGTACGCCCATATCACCGTGCGCAAGCTGGGTGCGGTGATTGACCAGTACTACCCGGATTACTACCCGGTCCCACCGCAGGCAGCGGGCGTGCCCGCCTCGAGAGATCGTGTCCAGGCGGATTGGTGGCTGACCAGCGAACGCGCACTGCAACGCATCAGGAAAGGCCGCGCGCCGCTGACCCTGGCCCAGTATTTGGATGGTGGGACGTGTATTCTGAATCCGTCCACGTTTGATGACCGCCTGTTGCCCGTCCCAGGGGATGACTTCCTTCAGCCGCCGGGCGCGCTGGGCCTGATCGAAATCCCAAGCCGGCTCAACCTGATCGAACAGGCTGACGCTGGGCTGGCGCAAGCATGGCGGGAGCATATCCGAGCCGTGCTTATCACGGTCATGAGCCAGGGATTCATCCTGACGGATTTCGTGCACGAGACCTACAAGGGACTTCTGCGCAGCTTCTATGTGTGCAGTCACCAGGAAGCGCTGCGCAAGTTTGATCGTAGCTTCAACCAGAATTAA
- the menC gene encoding o-succinylbenzoate synthase has translation MTINQIRLHRVVMPLVEPLRTSFGLEAVRPVLLAEVRAGDLVAWGECTAAAEPGYCYETVGTAYHILTRFLIPALVGKTLHHPSDGTRLMASVRGHPLTKATLDSALWDLWAQATGQSLADTLWSARPLQAPRREHVMVGVSIGIQPTIDDTLAIIEKRLKEGYRRIKLKIKPGWDIELASAVRAAYPDIMLMLDANSAYTLDDADHLAKLDRFNLLMLEQPLGHDDIYEHSKLQPRLATPICLDESILCANDVRLALQLGACRIINLKPPRVGGLSEAVAIHKVCYDEGVPLWVGGMLETGVGRAQNLAVASLPGVTLPSDLSATNRYYAPDITEPPFVLNPDSTIDVPRGVGSGVAVQPDRLAAFGAAWDATFPDIM, from the coding sequence ATTACCATTAACCAGATCCGCCTGCACCGGGTGGTGATGCCACTGGTAGAGCCGCTGCGCACCAGTTTCGGCCTGGAAGCAGTACGTCCCGTACTGCTGGCGGAGGTTCGCGCTGGCGACCTGGTGGCCTGGGGAGAATGCACTGCAGCGGCGGAACCGGGCTACTGCTACGAAACCGTTGGCACGGCCTATCATATCCTGACCAGGTTCCTGATCCCCGCCCTGGTGGGGAAGACACTGCATCATCCATCGGACGGGACACGGCTGATGGCCAGCGTGCGCGGGCACCCGCTAACCAAAGCAACGCTGGATAGCGCCCTCTGGGACCTCTGGGCGCAAGCAACCGGCCAATCGCTGGCGGATACACTATGGTCGGCGCGGCCATTGCAGGCCCCTCGCCGGGAGCATGTGATGGTCGGTGTCAGTATTGGCATCCAGCCGACTATCGATGACACGCTGGCAATTATCGAAAAGCGGCTGAAGGAAGGCTACCGGCGCATCAAACTCAAGATCAAGCCCGGCTGGGATATTGAACTGGCTTCAGCGGTGCGCGCCGCCTACCCGGACATTATGCTGATGCTCGACGCCAATAGCGCTTATACACTGGACGACGCCGACCACCTGGCCAAACTTGACCGCTTCAACCTGCTGATGCTGGAACAGCCGCTTGGTCACGACGACATCTACGAGCACAGCAAACTACAGCCGCGGCTGGCAACCCCGATCTGCTTGGACGAAAGCATCCTGTGCGCCAACGACGTGCGGCTGGCGCTGCAACTGGGCGCCTGCCGGATCATCAACCTCAAGCCGCCGCGTGTGGGCGGCCTGAGCGAAGCCGTCGCCATCCACAAGGTGTGCTACGACGAAGGCGTGCCGCTGTGGGTTGGGGGAATGCTGGAAACCGGCGTTGGCCGGGCGCAGAACCTGGCGGTGGCCAGTTTGCCAGGGGTGACCCTGCCCAGCGATCTCTCCGCGACCAACCGTTATTACGCGCCGGACATCACCGAGCCACCCTTTGTGCTGAACCCGGACAGCACGATCGATGTGCCGCGCGGGGTCGGCTCCGGCGTTGCCGTCCAACCCGACCGGCTGGCGGCCTTCGGCGCAGCCTGGGATGCCACTTTTCCAGATATTATGTGA
- a CDS encoding pyrroline-5-carboxylate reductase has translation MFEDFTIAFIGAGTMGEAIIHGLLYGEMLRPDQILAADPRVERIEELATRYSIQITSSNVEAAREADLLILAIKPQVFEEVAAELLGQVPPGALVLSILAGVPIRQIMSGLGIRRVVRAMPNTPARIRQGMTVWTATNEVPEPQIAQARAILSALGEEVYVDHEDYLDMATALSGTGPAYVFLFMEAMIDAGVHLGFSRQVAAKLVYQTVRGSVEFALATNEHPAHMRNQVTSPGGTSAEALYHLEKGGLRTVISRAIWAAYRRSVALGSGGKVSRLGGRDPEDLGDNR, from the coding sequence GTGTTTGAAGATTTCACCATAGCTTTCATCGGCGCCGGAACCATGGGCGAAGCCATCATTCATGGGCTGCTGTACGGGGAGATGCTCAGGCCAGACCAGATTCTGGCCGCCGATCCCCGCGTCGAGCGAATCGAAGAACTGGCCACCCGCTACAGCATTCAAATCACGTCCAGCAACGTCGAAGCAGCGCGTGAAGCTGACCTGCTGATCCTGGCGATCAAACCGCAGGTGTTTGAGGAAGTTGCGGCGGAATTGCTGGGTCAGGTGCCTCCGGGAGCACTTGTCCTGAGCATCCTGGCCGGCGTACCGATACGCCAGATCATGAGCGGGCTGGGCATCCGGCGTGTGGTCAGGGCCATGCCCAACACACCGGCGCGCATCAGGCAGGGCATGACCGTCTGGACCGCCACGAATGAGGTGCCGGAGCCGCAGATCGCTCAGGCGCGGGCCATTCTCTCTGCTCTGGGCGAAGAAGTCTACGTCGATCACGAGGACTACCTGGACATGGCGACGGCGCTGAGCGGCACCGGCCCGGCATATGTGTTTCTCTTCATGGAGGCAATGATCGACGCCGGGGTGCACCTGGGCTTTTCCCGCCAGGTAGCGGCCAAACTGGTCTACCAGACCGTACGGGGATCGGTCGAGTTTGCGCTGGCGACTAACGAACATCCGGCGCACATGCGCAACCAGGTGACCAGCCCCGGCGGGACTTCCGCCGAAGCCCTCTACCACCTGGAAAAGGGCGGCCTGCGGACCGTGATCTCGCGGGCGATCTGGGCCGCCTACCGGCGCAGCGTGGCGTTGGGCAGCGGTGGCAAGGTCTCCCGGCTGGGTGGCCGCGATCCGGAAGATCTGGGCGACAACCGGTAG
- a CDS encoding F0F1 ATP synthase subunit alpha, whose translation MTEFTSDITRSLLAQIEEYKPEVETIEVGHVLVVGDGIARVSGLPNVRANELVSFSNGVPGIAFNLEAESVGVIIMGEYADIKEGDEVRTTGRIASVPVGPALIGRVVDALGNPIDGKGPIDATEFYNIERIAPGVIERQNVFRPVQTGVRVIDALTPIGRGQRELIIGDRQTGKTALALDTIINQRDKNLHCIYVAIGKRRGEIANTVATLEKYGAMDYTTVVVASASDPAALQYLAPYSGCAMGEYFMENGQDALVVYDDLSKHAWAYRQVSLLLRRPPGREAYPGDVFYLHSRLLERAAQLSKERGGGSLTALPIIETLLGDISAYIPTNVISITDGQIYLESDLFYAGIRPAMNTGISVSRVGGDAQVRAMRQVAGGLRIDMANFRALAAFAQFGSDLDKDTQRQLERGRRLTEILKQPQYQPTPLVDQVVLIYAGTRGYLDQIEVTRVKEWEEGFIRFLQAQFQDVVNGIETELRLTPEIESRLKEAIQTFNATWA comes from the coding sequence ATGACGGAATTTACCAGCGACATCACCAGGTCGTTGCTGGCCCAGATCGAGGAATACAAACCGGAAGTTGAAACTATCGAGGTCGGCCATGTGCTGGTAGTTGGCGACGGCATCGCCCGTGTTTCCGGCTTGCCGAATGTTCGGGCAAACGAACTGGTCAGCTTCAGCAACGGCGTGCCGGGCATCGCTTTTAACCTGGAAGCTGAGTCGGTCGGCGTGATCATCATGGGCGAATACGCCGACATCAAGGAAGGCGATGAGGTGCGGACCACCGGACGGATCGCCTCGGTGCCCGTCGGCCCTGCCCTGATCGGGCGCGTGGTCGACGCCCTGGGCAACCCGATCGACGGCAAGGGGCCGATTGACGCGACCGAATTCTACAACATCGAACGCATCGCCCCCGGCGTGATCGAGCGTCAGAACGTTTTCCGCCCTGTCCAGACGGGTGTCCGTGTGATCGACGCGCTCACCCCGATCGGGCGCGGGCAGCGCGAGTTGATCATCGGCGACCGCCAGACCGGTAAGACCGCTCTCGCTCTGGATACAATCATCAACCAGCGGGATAAGAACCTGCACTGCATTTACGTCGCCATCGGCAAGCGGCGCGGGGAGATCGCCAACACTGTAGCAACGCTCGAGAAGTATGGTGCGATGGACTACACGACCGTCGTGGTGGCCTCCGCTTCGGATCCAGCCGCACTGCAATACCTGGCGCCCTATTCCGGCTGCGCCATGGGCGAGTACTTTATGGAAAACGGCCAGGATGCCCTGGTGGTGTACGACGATCTCTCCAAGCATGCCTGGGCCTACCGCCAGGTCTCGCTGCTGCTGCGCCGCCCGCCGGGACGCGAGGCCTACCCCGGCGATGTGTTTTACCTGCACAGCCGCCTGCTGGAACGCGCGGCGCAGCTGAGCAAGGAACGTGGCGGCGGGAGCCTGACCGCACTGCCGATCATCGAGACATTGCTCGGCGACATCTCGGCTTACATCCCCACCAACGTGATTTCCATCACGGACGGCCAGATTTACCTGGAAAGCGACCTGTTCTACGCTGGCATCCGCCCGGCCATGAACACCGGCATCAGCGTCAGCCGTGTGGGCGGCGATGCCCAGGTGCGGGCTATGCGCCAGGTTGCCGGCGGCCTGCGCATCGACATGGCTAACTTCCGCGCCCTGGCGGCGTTCGCCCAGTTCGGCTCTGACCTGGACAAAGATACTCAGCGCCAGCTTGAGCGTGGGCGGCGTCTGACTGAGATTCTCAAGCAGCCGCAGTACCAGCCAACACCGCTGGTTGACCAGGTTGTGCTGATCTATGCCGGGACGCGCGGCTACCTTGACCAGATTGAGGTGACGCGGGTCAAGGAATGGGAGGAAGGGTTCATCCGCTTCCTGCAGGCGCAGTTCCAGGATGTGGTGAATGGTATCGAGACTGAGCTGCGGTTGACGCCGGAAATTGAGTCCCGGCTTAAGGAAGCCATTCAGACTTTCAATGCCACCTGGGCCTAA